A genomic stretch from Falco naumanni isolate bFalNau1 chromosome 4, bFalNau1.pat, whole genome shotgun sequence includes:
- the SUN1 gene encoding SUN domain-containing protein 1 isoform X3, whose amino-acid sequence MCFCLRPCQLQDLLWRIRGLGFSAKERFCSSYSSSALDFETENKIDPVFDSPRMSRRSLRLAAAGFSKSEEAQNDALRDSSYAGNFSFREHSSKMAKQHRSTNKRSGSARQTPRRTLSSSSIFSQSSLNSHAGDSSMDVLDESLIQERTEVGHFWVSDAAPIQGNGDVATAEAETSMINGYTCSGCSMLSERKEVLTAHSASPVPSSTIYSRDRSRKHAYRGAYFYMSKILRSVKHATASFASLLVQLFQMVLLKLGYEFKANSDYCGSMNVKEFYREDSHLGVNEESICDDCKGKKHLEIYTTDHMQSSWAKRVARTIWHTFSYAGYFMLHVLRSVGATGWLVSQKVLSLLWLAILSPGRAASGMFSLLRTRWYQLVTLMSLLKVVLLKRCLPKTYKLLLFLIPLLFLLGIGFWGFGGSISLLPSLSWTRTDRTGRIDDYTCLPEPQTDSFHSVQPPKDTMTVFDAGRVSQLEKQVAFMSDRCHHSDEEYSKVLLLLRNLQDQVAQMSDKSETLKLIKNVVDQHLKDKELEEKTDFLALHKEHQLRILTLEELLGKLSTESKDIQKELDAAKAKPVRDNDEHNQLLSRIKKLELELTQMKSELLTGESVKTSCEKLDVIPEKVDARVKEYVKLMLFGDQQDFPESLLQWLMSNFVSQNDLQTLLQDLEFQILKNITLHMSVTNQKLTSEVVTNVVTNAGISGITEAQVQIIVNNALKLYSQDKIGMVDFALESGGGSIVSTRCSETYETKTALFSLFGIPLWYMSQSPRVVIQPDIHPGNCWAFRGSPGYLVVKLSMKIYPTAFTVEHIPKTLSPTGNITSAPKNFSVYGLDDEYQEDGTLLGQYVYDQEGEPLQMFPVMEKSEKTFQIVELRIFSNWGHEKYTCLYRFRVHGKPAE is encoded by the exons ATGTGCTTCTGTCTTCGTCCTTGTCAGCTACAAGACCTGTTGTGGAGGATCCGGGGACTTGGATTCTCAGCAAAAGAAAGGTTTTG TTCAAGTTATTCTTCATCTGCTTTGGACTTtgagactgaaaataaaatagatccAGTATTTGATTCACCAAGGATGTCACGGCGTAGTTTACGGTTAGCTGCTGCAGGATTTAGTAAATCAGAGGAGGCACAAAATGATGCCCTTCGTGACAGCTCTTATGCCGGAAACTTTAGTTTCAGAGAACATTCTTCCAA GATggcaaaacaacacagaagtACAAATAAACGATCTGGCAGTGCAAGACAAACGCCAAGGAGAACTCTATCTAGCTCTTCCATTTTTAGCCAAAGCAGTCTCAATAGCCATGCTGGTGACTCATCAATGGATGTATTGGATGAATCTTTGATTCAAGAGCGGACAGAAGTTGGTCATTTCTGGG TCAGTGATGCTGCACCAATACAGGGAAATGGTGATgtagcaacagcagaagcagagaccTCAATGATCAATGGCTACActtgcagtggctgcagcatgCTTTCTGAACGAAAGGAGGTTCTCACAGCACACTCAGCTTCTCCCGTGCCATCTTCCACAATTTACTCTAGGGATCGGAGCAGGAAGCACGCATATA gAGGAGCCTATTTCTACATGAGTAAGATTCTACGATCGGTCAAACATGCTACAGCATCTTTTGCATCACTATTAGTGCAACTATTTCAAATGGTTTTGCTGAAGCTGGGTTATGAATTTAAAG CTAACTCAGACTACTGTGGAAGCATGAATGTAAAGGAGTTTTACAGAGAAGATAGCCATCTTGGTGTAAATGAGGAATCAATAT GTGATGACTGTAAGGGGAAGAAACATCTTGAAATATACACCACAGACCACATGCAATCCTCATGGGCTAAAAGGGTAGCAAGGACCATTTGGCACACCTTTTCTTATGCAG GTTACTTTATGCTTCACGTGTTGCGATCAGTGGGAGCAACGGGATGGCTTGTTTCTCAGAAGGTGTTGTCTCTACTTTGGCTGGCCATTCTTTCTCCAG ggAGGGCAGCTTCTGGCATGTTCAGTTTGCTTAGAACTAGGTGGTATCAACTTGTTACTCTGATGTCTTTGCTCAAGGTGGTTCTTCTAAAAAG ATGCCTTCCGAAGACCTACAAGTTGCTACTGTTTCTTATCCCACTCCTTTTTCTACTAG GTATAGGGTTCTGGGGGTTTGGTGGCTCCATTTCATTATTACCTTCATTGAGCTGGACAAGAACTGACAGAACAGGGAGAATAGATGACTACACTTGTCTTCCTGAACCACAGACTGATTCTTTTCACTCTGTGCAACCTCCAAAG GATACCATGACTGTCTTTGATGCTGGTCGTGTAAgtcagctggagaagcaggtAGCATTCATGTCTGACAGATGCCATCACAGTGATGAAGAATATAGCAAAGTTTTGCTTCTACTTCGTAATCTTCAAGATCAGGTTGCCCAGATGAGCGACAAAAGTGAAACACTGAAGCTAATAAAAAATGTGGTGGATCAGCATCTTAAAGACAAGGAACTGGAGGAAAAG ACTGACTTCCTGGCTTTACATAAAGAACACCAGTTGCGCATCCTGACACTGGAAGAGCTTCTTGGAAAACTCTCTACTGAATCCAAG gACATCCAGAAGGAGCTTGACGCagccaaagcaaaaccagtgaG AGATAATGATGAACATAATCAGCTTTTGTCCAGAATTAAAAAGCTGGAACTAGAGTTGACTCAGATGAAATCAGAGCTCTTAACTGGGGAAAGTGTGAAGACAAGTTGCGAGAAACTGGATGTCATTCCTGAAAAA GTAGACGCACGGGTCAAAGAATATGTCAAGCTAATGCTTTTTGGTGATCAACAAGACTTTCCGGAATCACTTCTCCAATGGCTTATGTCCAATTTTGTGAGCCAAAATGATCTGCAgactttgctgcaggatctAGAGTTTCAAATCCTCAAGAATATTACTCTCCATATGTCTGTTACAAACCAAAAACTAACATCTGAAGTAGTAACAAATGTTGTGACTAATGCAGGGATTTCTGGAATTACAGAAGCG CAAGTACAGATTATTGTAAACAATGCACTGAAACTGTACTCTCAAGACAAGATTGGTATGGTGGATTTTGCCTTGGAATCTGGAG GTGGCAGCATTGTGAGTACTCGCTGTTCTGAAACCTATGAGACCAAAACAGCATTATTTAGCCTCTTTGGAATCCCTCTGTGGTACATGTCTCAGTCTCCTAGAGTGGTAATTCAG CCGGACATACATCCAGGAAACTGCTGGGCTTTCAGAGGATCACCGGGATATCTTGTAGTTAAACTTTCAATGAAGATCTATCCAACTGCCTTTACAGTGGAACACATACCAAAAACACTTTCACCAACAGGAAATATTACCAGTGCTCCTAAGAATTTTTCAGTATAT GGTCTAGATGATGAATATCAAGAAGATGGCACGCTTCTAGGACAGTATGTCTATGATCAAGAAGGGGAACCACTGCAGATGTTTCCAGTGATG gagaaAAGTGAAAAGACATTCCAAATAGTGGAACTAAGAATTTTTTCTAACTGGGGACATGAAAAATATACATGCCTTTATCGGTTCAGAGTGCATGGGAAACCTGCCGAATAA
- the SUN1 gene encoding SUN domain-containing protein 1 isoform X10, whose product MCFCLRPCQLQDLLWRIRGLGFSAKERFCSSYSSSALDFETENKIDPVFDSPRMSRRSLRLAAAGFSKSEEAQNDALRDSSYAGNFSFREHSSKMAKQHRSTNKRSGSARQTPRRTLSSSSIFSQSSLNSHAGDSSMDVLDESLIQERTEVGHFWGLDEEGDPKVSDAAPIQGNGDVATAEAETSMINGYTCSGCSMLSERKEVLTAHSASPVPSSTIYSRDRSRKHAYRRAASGMFSLLRTRWYQLVTLMSLLKVVLLKRCLPKTYKLLLFLIPLLFLLGIGFWGFGGSISLLPSLSWTRTDRTGRIDDYTCLPEPQTDSFHSVQPPKDTMTVFDAGRVSQLEKQVAFMSDRCHHSDEEYSKVLLLLRNLQDQVAQMSDKSETLKLIKNVVDQHLKDKELEEKTDFLALHKEHQLRILTLEELLGKLSTESKDIQKELDAAKAKPVRDNDEHNQLLSRIKKLELELTQMKSELLTGESVKTSCEKLDVIPEKVDARVKEYVKLMLFGDQQDFPESLLQWLMSNFVSQNDLQTLLQDLEFQILKNITLHMSVTNQKLTSEVVTNVVTNAGISGITEAQVQIIVNNALKLYSQDKIGMVDFALESGGGSIVSTRCSETYETKTALFSLFGIPLWYMSQSPRVVIQPDIHPGNCWAFRGSPGYLVVKLSMKIYPTAFTVEHIPKTLSPTGNITSAPKNFSVYGLDDEYQEDGTLLGQYVYDQEGEPLQMFPVMEKSEKTFQIVELRIFSNWGHEKYTCLYRFRVHGKPAE is encoded by the exons ATGTGCTTCTGTCTTCGTCCTTGTCAGCTACAAGACCTGTTGTGGAGGATCCGGGGACTTGGATTCTCAGCAAAAGAAAGGTTTTG TTCAAGTTATTCTTCATCTGCTTTGGACTTtgagactgaaaataaaatagatccAGTATTTGATTCACCAAGGATGTCACGGCGTAGTTTACGGTTAGCTGCTGCAGGATTTAGTAAATCAGAGGAGGCACAAAATGATGCCCTTCGTGACAGCTCTTATGCCGGAAACTTTAGTTTCAGAGAACATTCTTCCAA GATggcaaaacaacacagaagtACAAATAAACGATCTGGCAGTGCAAGACAAACGCCAAGGAGAACTCTATCTAGCTCTTCCATTTTTAGCCAAAGCAGTCTCAATAGCCATGCTGGTGACTCATCAATGGATGTATTGGATGAATCTTTGATTCAAGAGCGGACAGAAGTTGGTCATTTCTGGG gtcTTGATGAGGAAGGTGACCCTAAAG TCAGTGATGCTGCACCAATACAGGGAAATGGTGATgtagcaacagcagaagcagagaccTCAATGATCAATGGCTACActtgcagtggctgcagcatgCTTTCTGAACGAAAGGAGGTTCTCACAGCACACTCAGCTTCTCCCGTGCCATCTTCCACAATTTACTCTAGGGATCGGAGCAGGAAGCACGCATATA ggAGGGCAGCTTCTGGCATGTTCAGTTTGCTTAGAACTAGGTGGTATCAACTTGTTACTCTGATGTCTTTGCTCAAGGTGGTTCTTCTAAAAAG ATGCCTTCCGAAGACCTACAAGTTGCTACTGTTTCTTATCCCACTCCTTTTTCTACTAG GTATAGGGTTCTGGGGGTTTGGTGGCTCCATTTCATTATTACCTTCATTGAGCTGGACAAGAACTGACAGAACAGGGAGAATAGATGACTACACTTGTCTTCCTGAACCACAGACTGATTCTTTTCACTCTGTGCAACCTCCAAAG GATACCATGACTGTCTTTGATGCTGGTCGTGTAAgtcagctggagaagcaggtAGCATTCATGTCTGACAGATGCCATCACAGTGATGAAGAATATAGCAAAGTTTTGCTTCTACTTCGTAATCTTCAAGATCAGGTTGCCCAGATGAGCGACAAAAGTGAAACACTGAAGCTAATAAAAAATGTGGTGGATCAGCATCTTAAAGACAAGGAACTGGAGGAAAAG ACTGACTTCCTGGCTTTACATAAAGAACACCAGTTGCGCATCCTGACACTGGAAGAGCTTCTTGGAAAACTCTCTACTGAATCCAAG gACATCCAGAAGGAGCTTGACGCagccaaagcaaaaccagtgaG AGATAATGATGAACATAATCAGCTTTTGTCCAGAATTAAAAAGCTGGAACTAGAGTTGACTCAGATGAAATCAGAGCTCTTAACTGGGGAAAGTGTGAAGACAAGTTGCGAGAAACTGGATGTCATTCCTGAAAAA GTAGACGCACGGGTCAAAGAATATGTCAAGCTAATGCTTTTTGGTGATCAACAAGACTTTCCGGAATCACTTCTCCAATGGCTTATGTCCAATTTTGTGAGCCAAAATGATCTGCAgactttgctgcaggatctAGAGTTTCAAATCCTCAAGAATATTACTCTCCATATGTCTGTTACAAACCAAAAACTAACATCTGAAGTAGTAACAAATGTTGTGACTAATGCAGGGATTTCTGGAATTACAGAAGCG CAAGTACAGATTATTGTAAACAATGCACTGAAACTGTACTCTCAAGACAAGATTGGTATGGTGGATTTTGCCTTGGAATCTGGAG GTGGCAGCATTGTGAGTACTCGCTGTTCTGAAACCTATGAGACCAAAACAGCATTATTTAGCCTCTTTGGAATCCCTCTGTGGTACATGTCTCAGTCTCCTAGAGTGGTAATTCAG CCGGACATACATCCAGGAAACTGCTGGGCTTTCAGAGGATCACCGGGATATCTTGTAGTTAAACTTTCAATGAAGATCTATCCAACTGCCTTTACAGTGGAACACATACCAAAAACACTTTCACCAACAGGAAATATTACCAGTGCTCCTAAGAATTTTTCAGTATAT GGTCTAGATGATGAATATCAAGAAGATGGCACGCTTCTAGGACAGTATGTCTATGATCAAGAAGGGGAACCACTGCAGATGTTTCCAGTGATG gagaaAAGTGAAAAGACATTCCAAATAGTGGAACTAAGAATTTTTTCTAACTGGGGACATGAAAAATATACATGCCTTTATCGGTTCAGAGTGCATGGGAAACCTGCCGAATAA
- the SUN1 gene encoding SUN domain-containing protein 1 isoform X4, translating to MCFCLRPCQLQDLLWRIRGLGFSAKERFCSSYSSSALDFETENKIDPVFDSPRMSRRSLRLAAAGFSKSEEAQNDALRDSSYAGNFSFREHSSKMAKQHRSTNKRSGSARQTPRRTLSSSSIFSQSSLNSHAGDSSMDVLDESLIQERTEVGHFWGLDEEGDPKVSDAAPIQGNGDVATAEAETSMINGYTCSGCSMLSERKEVLTAHSASPVPSSTIYSRDRSRKHAYRGAYFYMSKILRSVKHATASFASLLVQLFQMVLLKLGYEFKANSDYCGSMNVKEFYREDSHLGVNEESICDDCKGKKHLEIYTTDHMQSSWAKRVARTIWHTFSYAGRAASGMFSLLRTRWYQLVTLMSLLKVVLLKRCLPKTYKLLLFLIPLLFLLGIGFWGFGGSISLLPSLSWTRTDRTGRIDDYTCLPEPQTDSFHSVQPPKDTMTVFDAGRVSQLEKQVAFMSDRCHHSDEEYSKVLLLLRNLQDQVAQMSDKSETLKLIKNVVDQHLKDKELEEKTDFLALHKEHQLRILTLEELLGKLSTESKDIQKELDAAKAKPVRDNDEHNQLLSRIKKLELELTQMKSELLTGESVKTSCEKLDVIPEKVDARVKEYVKLMLFGDQQDFPESLLQWLMSNFVSQNDLQTLLQDLEFQILKNITLHMSVTNQKLTSEVVTNVVTNAGISGITEAQVQIIVNNALKLYSQDKIGMVDFALESGGGSIVSTRCSETYETKTALFSLFGIPLWYMSQSPRVVIQPDIHPGNCWAFRGSPGYLVVKLSMKIYPTAFTVEHIPKTLSPTGNITSAPKNFSVYGLDDEYQEDGTLLGQYVYDQEGEPLQMFPVMEKSEKTFQIVELRIFSNWGHEKYTCLYRFRVHGKPAE from the exons ATGTGCTTCTGTCTTCGTCCTTGTCAGCTACAAGACCTGTTGTGGAGGATCCGGGGACTTGGATTCTCAGCAAAAGAAAGGTTTTG TTCAAGTTATTCTTCATCTGCTTTGGACTTtgagactgaaaataaaatagatccAGTATTTGATTCACCAAGGATGTCACGGCGTAGTTTACGGTTAGCTGCTGCAGGATTTAGTAAATCAGAGGAGGCACAAAATGATGCCCTTCGTGACAGCTCTTATGCCGGAAACTTTAGTTTCAGAGAACATTCTTCCAA GATggcaaaacaacacagaagtACAAATAAACGATCTGGCAGTGCAAGACAAACGCCAAGGAGAACTCTATCTAGCTCTTCCATTTTTAGCCAAAGCAGTCTCAATAGCCATGCTGGTGACTCATCAATGGATGTATTGGATGAATCTTTGATTCAAGAGCGGACAGAAGTTGGTCATTTCTGGG gtcTTGATGAGGAAGGTGACCCTAAAG TCAGTGATGCTGCACCAATACAGGGAAATGGTGATgtagcaacagcagaagcagagaccTCAATGATCAATGGCTACActtgcagtggctgcagcatgCTTTCTGAACGAAAGGAGGTTCTCACAGCACACTCAGCTTCTCCCGTGCCATCTTCCACAATTTACTCTAGGGATCGGAGCAGGAAGCACGCATATA gAGGAGCCTATTTCTACATGAGTAAGATTCTACGATCGGTCAAACATGCTACAGCATCTTTTGCATCACTATTAGTGCAACTATTTCAAATGGTTTTGCTGAAGCTGGGTTATGAATTTAAAG CTAACTCAGACTACTGTGGAAGCATGAATGTAAAGGAGTTTTACAGAGAAGATAGCCATCTTGGTGTAAATGAGGAATCAATAT GTGATGACTGTAAGGGGAAGAAACATCTTGAAATATACACCACAGACCACATGCAATCCTCATGGGCTAAAAGGGTAGCAAGGACCATTTGGCACACCTTTTCTTATGCAG ggAGGGCAGCTTCTGGCATGTTCAGTTTGCTTAGAACTAGGTGGTATCAACTTGTTACTCTGATGTCTTTGCTCAAGGTGGTTCTTCTAAAAAG ATGCCTTCCGAAGACCTACAAGTTGCTACTGTTTCTTATCCCACTCCTTTTTCTACTAG GTATAGGGTTCTGGGGGTTTGGTGGCTCCATTTCATTATTACCTTCATTGAGCTGGACAAGAACTGACAGAACAGGGAGAATAGATGACTACACTTGTCTTCCTGAACCACAGACTGATTCTTTTCACTCTGTGCAACCTCCAAAG GATACCATGACTGTCTTTGATGCTGGTCGTGTAAgtcagctggagaagcaggtAGCATTCATGTCTGACAGATGCCATCACAGTGATGAAGAATATAGCAAAGTTTTGCTTCTACTTCGTAATCTTCAAGATCAGGTTGCCCAGATGAGCGACAAAAGTGAAACACTGAAGCTAATAAAAAATGTGGTGGATCAGCATCTTAAAGACAAGGAACTGGAGGAAAAG ACTGACTTCCTGGCTTTACATAAAGAACACCAGTTGCGCATCCTGACACTGGAAGAGCTTCTTGGAAAACTCTCTACTGAATCCAAG gACATCCAGAAGGAGCTTGACGCagccaaagcaaaaccagtgaG AGATAATGATGAACATAATCAGCTTTTGTCCAGAATTAAAAAGCTGGAACTAGAGTTGACTCAGATGAAATCAGAGCTCTTAACTGGGGAAAGTGTGAAGACAAGTTGCGAGAAACTGGATGTCATTCCTGAAAAA GTAGACGCACGGGTCAAAGAATATGTCAAGCTAATGCTTTTTGGTGATCAACAAGACTTTCCGGAATCACTTCTCCAATGGCTTATGTCCAATTTTGTGAGCCAAAATGATCTGCAgactttgctgcaggatctAGAGTTTCAAATCCTCAAGAATATTACTCTCCATATGTCTGTTACAAACCAAAAACTAACATCTGAAGTAGTAACAAATGTTGTGACTAATGCAGGGATTTCTGGAATTACAGAAGCG CAAGTACAGATTATTGTAAACAATGCACTGAAACTGTACTCTCAAGACAAGATTGGTATGGTGGATTTTGCCTTGGAATCTGGAG GTGGCAGCATTGTGAGTACTCGCTGTTCTGAAACCTATGAGACCAAAACAGCATTATTTAGCCTCTTTGGAATCCCTCTGTGGTACATGTCTCAGTCTCCTAGAGTGGTAATTCAG CCGGACATACATCCAGGAAACTGCTGGGCTTTCAGAGGATCACCGGGATATCTTGTAGTTAAACTTTCAATGAAGATCTATCCAACTGCCTTTACAGTGGAACACATACCAAAAACACTTTCACCAACAGGAAATATTACCAGTGCTCCTAAGAATTTTTCAGTATAT GGTCTAGATGATGAATATCAAGAAGATGGCACGCTTCTAGGACAGTATGTCTATGATCAAGAAGGGGAACCACTGCAGATGTTTCCAGTGATG gagaaAAGTGAAAAGACATTCCAAATAGTGGAACTAAGAATTTTTTCTAACTGGGGACATGAAAAATATACATGCCTTTATCGGTTCAGAGTGCATGGGAAACCTGCCGAATAA
- the SUN1 gene encoding SUN domain-containing protein 1 isoform X9 — protein sequence MCFCLRPCQLQDLLWRIRGLGFSAKERFCSSYSSSALDFETENKIDPVFDSPRMSRRSLRLAAAGFSKSEEAQNDALRDSSYAGNFSFREHSSKMAKQHRSTNKRSGSARQTPRRTLSSSSIFSQSSLNSHAGDSSMDVLDESLIQERTEVGHFWGLDEEGDPKVSDAAPIQGNGDVATAEAETSMINGYTCSGCSMLSERKEVLTAHSASPVPSSTIYSRDRSRKHAYSYFMLHVLRSVGATGWLVSQKVLSLLWLAILSPGRAASGMFSLLRTRWYQLVTLMSLLKVVLLKRCLPKTYKLLLFLIPLLFLLGIGFWGFGGSISLLPSLSWTRTDRTGRIDDYTCLPEPQTDSFHSVQPPKDTMTVFDAGRVSQLEKQVAFMSDRCHHSDEEYSKVLLLLRNLQDQVAQMSDKSETLKLIKNVVDQHLKDKELEEKTDFLALHKEHQLRILTLEELLGKLSTESKDIQKELDAAKAKPVRDNDEHNQLLSRIKKLELELTQMKSELLTGESVKTSCEKLDVIPEKVDARVKEYVKLMLFGDQQDFPESLLQWLMSNFVSQNDLQTLLQDLEFQILKNITLHMSVTNQKLTSEVVTNVVTNAGISGITEAQVQIIVNNALKLYSQDKIGMVDFALESGGGSIVSTRCSETYETKTALFSLFGIPLWYMSQSPRVVIQPDIHPGNCWAFRGSPGYLVVKLSMKIYPTAFTVEHIPKTLSPTGNITSAPKNFSVYGLDDEYQEDGTLLGQYVYDQEGEPLQMFPVMEKSEKTFQIVELRIFSNWGHEKYTCLYRFRVHGKPAE from the exons ATGTGCTTCTGTCTTCGTCCTTGTCAGCTACAAGACCTGTTGTGGAGGATCCGGGGACTTGGATTCTCAGCAAAAGAAAGGTTTTG TTCAAGTTATTCTTCATCTGCTTTGGACTTtgagactgaaaataaaatagatccAGTATTTGATTCACCAAGGATGTCACGGCGTAGTTTACGGTTAGCTGCTGCAGGATTTAGTAAATCAGAGGAGGCACAAAATGATGCCCTTCGTGACAGCTCTTATGCCGGAAACTTTAGTTTCAGAGAACATTCTTCCAA GATggcaaaacaacacagaagtACAAATAAACGATCTGGCAGTGCAAGACAAACGCCAAGGAGAACTCTATCTAGCTCTTCCATTTTTAGCCAAAGCAGTCTCAATAGCCATGCTGGTGACTCATCAATGGATGTATTGGATGAATCTTTGATTCAAGAGCGGACAGAAGTTGGTCATTTCTGGG gtcTTGATGAGGAAGGTGACCCTAAAG TCAGTGATGCTGCACCAATACAGGGAAATGGTGATgtagcaacagcagaagcagagaccTCAATGATCAATGGCTACActtgcagtggctgcagcatgCTTTCTGAACGAAAGGAGGTTCTCACAGCACACTCAGCTTCTCCCGTGCCATCTTCCACAATTTACTCTAGGGATCGGAGCAGGAAGCACGCATATA GTTACTTTATGCTTCACGTGTTGCGATCAGTGGGAGCAACGGGATGGCTTGTTTCTCAGAAGGTGTTGTCTCTACTTTGGCTGGCCATTCTTTCTCCAG ggAGGGCAGCTTCTGGCATGTTCAGTTTGCTTAGAACTAGGTGGTATCAACTTGTTACTCTGATGTCTTTGCTCAAGGTGGTTCTTCTAAAAAG ATGCCTTCCGAAGACCTACAAGTTGCTACTGTTTCTTATCCCACTCCTTTTTCTACTAG GTATAGGGTTCTGGGGGTTTGGTGGCTCCATTTCATTATTACCTTCATTGAGCTGGACAAGAACTGACAGAACAGGGAGAATAGATGACTACACTTGTCTTCCTGAACCACAGACTGATTCTTTTCACTCTGTGCAACCTCCAAAG GATACCATGACTGTCTTTGATGCTGGTCGTGTAAgtcagctggagaagcaggtAGCATTCATGTCTGACAGATGCCATCACAGTGATGAAGAATATAGCAAAGTTTTGCTTCTACTTCGTAATCTTCAAGATCAGGTTGCCCAGATGAGCGACAAAAGTGAAACACTGAAGCTAATAAAAAATGTGGTGGATCAGCATCTTAAAGACAAGGAACTGGAGGAAAAG ACTGACTTCCTGGCTTTACATAAAGAACACCAGTTGCGCATCCTGACACTGGAAGAGCTTCTTGGAAAACTCTCTACTGAATCCAAG gACATCCAGAAGGAGCTTGACGCagccaaagcaaaaccagtgaG AGATAATGATGAACATAATCAGCTTTTGTCCAGAATTAAAAAGCTGGAACTAGAGTTGACTCAGATGAAATCAGAGCTCTTAACTGGGGAAAGTGTGAAGACAAGTTGCGAGAAACTGGATGTCATTCCTGAAAAA GTAGACGCACGGGTCAAAGAATATGTCAAGCTAATGCTTTTTGGTGATCAACAAGACTTTCCGGAATCACTTCTCCAATGGCTTATGTCCAATTTTGTGAGCCAAAATGATCTGCAgactttgctgcaggatctAGAGTTTCAAATCCTCAAGAATATTACTCTCCATATGTCTGTTACAAACCAAAAACTAACATCTGAAGTAGTAACAAATGTTGTGACTAATGCAGGGATTTCTGGAATTACAGAAGCG CAAGTACAGATTATTGTAAACAATGCACTGAAACTGTACTCTCAAGACAAGATTGGTATGGTGGATTTTGCCTTGGAATCTGGAG GTGGCAGCATTGTGAGTACTCGCTGTTCTGAAACCTATGAGACCAAAACAGCATTATTTAGCCTCTTTGGAATCCCTCTGTGGTACATGTCTCAGTCTCCTAGAGTGGTAATTCAG CCGGACATACATCCAGGAAACTGCTGGGCTTTCAGAGGATCACCGGGATATCTTGTAGTTAAACTTTCAATGAAGATCTATCCAACTGCCTTTACAGTGGAACACATACCAAAAACACTTTCACCAACAGGAAATATTACCAGTGCTCCTAAGAATTTTTCAGTATAT GGTCTAGATGATGAATATCAAGAAGATGGCACGCTTCTAGGACAGTATGTCTATGATCAAGAAGGGGAACCACTGCAGATGTTTCCAGTGATG gagaaAAGTGAAAAGACATTCCAAATAGTGGAACTAAGAATTTTTTCTAACTGGGGACATGAAAAATATACATGCCTTTATCGGTTCAGAGTGCATGGGAAACCTGCCGAATAA